TCGACGGCCACGAACTTGCGCTTCTTGGCGGTGTCGGTGACCACGTAGTTGATGGTTGTCTCCGAAGCCGTTCCGGCGGTGGTGGGCACGCCGAAGATCGGGACGGACGGGTTCTTGGTGGCAGCGGTGCCTTCCAGCGAAAGCACGTCGGCGAACTCGGGGTTCGCGGCGATGATGCCGATGCCCTTGCAGGTGTCCTGCGGCGAGCCGCCGCCCAGGCCGATCATGAAGTCGGCGCCGGCGTTCTTGAACTTTGCTACGCCGTCTTGGATGCACTCCACCGGCGGGTTGGGCTTGACGTTGTCAAAGATTTCATAAGGCATGCCCGCAGCGTCGAGCACGTCGGTGACCTTCTTGACCGTTCCGGTCTTGAGCAGCACCGGATCGGTGACGATGAAAGCCTTGGTGAAGCCGTGCGCCTTGGCGACGTTCGGGATTTCCTTGATTGCGCCGCGCCCGAAATAGGCTTCCTGATTGAAGATCATACGATACACCATTGTTCACTCCTTATTTACTTTGTGATGTAGCTCACAACAAAATCCATTATAATGTCGCAGGCGTATTTGTTCTGTTATCGTTAACAATATGTGTTTTTGCAGCGCTGTAGTGGTGTCAGGGCACAATGGTTCGGATGGTTCAGAAGAATATGGATATGACGAAACCCGTTGCTAACCCGCATAAATCCGAGGTAGGTTCACGAGACGTTGCCACGAACAAGGCCGAAGTGGTTGAAGGCTTCAGCGCCGCCGAACTTGAAACCATGAAACAGGAATTATTCTCGTGGTGGGACGAAAACGCGCGTGATCTGCCTTGGCGCTTCGGCCGCACGACGCCGTGGGGCATCCTCATTTCCGAGGTGATGAGCCAGCAGACGCAGATGAGCCGCGTCGTTCAATATTGGACCAATTGGATGGACGTCTGGCCGGACGCCGCAAGCCTTGCCAAGGCGAGCACGGCCGAGGTCATCACCGCTTGGGGCAGGCTCGGCTATCCGCGACGTGCGCTGCGGCTTCAGGAATGTGCGAAAGTGGTTGCCGAACAGTATGGTAACGAACTGCCGCGCACTTACGACGAGTTGGTCGCGCTTCCTGGCATCGGCGACTACACGGCCAGTGCGGTGATGAGTTTCGCCTTCGGTGAGCGTATCGTCGTCCTCGACACCAACGTCCGCCGCGTGCTCTGGCGCACGTTCAAGGGTGAGGAATCATTTGGTGGTGCCACCAAGCCTGAGGAACGCAAGTTGGCGAATGCCGTGCTGCCGCAAAAACCTAAGGAAAGTGTGATTTGGAACGAGGCGTTGATCGAGCTCGGCGCGCTGGTCTGCACTGCCAAGAACCCGAAGATCGACGAAGATCCGTGGGCTTCGCACAGTCGTTTCTACGCCGCCGGCTGCCCGCACATGGGTGAGAAGCGCACCCGCCCGCGCCAGAGTTTCAAAGGCACGAACCGTCAGGTGCGTGGCATCGTCCTCAACGCCTTGCGTGCGCTCGCAGGTTCTTCGGGCACTTCCGAAAAAACCGCGTCGCTTTCGCGAGCCGACGTCGAAAAGCTCTGGGGCGACCACGTCCAGCTGGACGCCTGCATCGCTAGTTTGGACGAGGATGGTTTAATAGAAATCGGTTCAAACGGCTCGTTGCGCCTGCCGCTTTAAGTTGCTGATAGCCGGAATTGCCCATGGCGTCAGTAGGTACTACCAGTGAGGTGTTCAGAGAGGAGCTTGAGTAATGGCTGGTTATTCGGTTCTGATAGCCGCGGATTCGTTCAAGGGGTCGGCTTCCAGCATCCAAGTCGAAAATCTGATTGAACGAGGAATCCGCCGCGTCCTTCCGGATTGCAAAGTCCTGAAATATCCTATAGCGGACGGCGGCGAAGGTACGGTCGCTGCATTGATGGCTGCACGCCGAGGAGAGCGTCGTCATGTCAAGGTCCGAGGTCCGTTAGGTGACGAGGTTGAGGCGAGTTATGCCATTGACGGCGACGGCGAGGATGCCGTTATTGAAATGGCACAGGCCAGCGGCATCACCTTGATTCCCCAAACTCCCGAAAACGCGCTCAGGGCCTCCACGTTCGGCGTAGGCCAGTTGATTCTCGACGCGCTCAATACCGGAGTCAAACGCATATTCATTGGTCTTGGCGGATCGGCGACCAACGATGGTGGTGCGGGGATGGCCAAGGCTTTGGGAGTGCGCTTTCTGAACAAGGAAAGTGATGATATCCCTTGTGGACTGGGTGGTCTTGAGCACCTGCGATCAATCGATTGTTTGCGTATCGATCGCAGAGTGGCCCAAACCCGATTCGTCGCGTTGACTGATGTCTCGAATCCCTTGGTAGGTCCCGATGGGGCGCTACGGATTTATGGCCCACAGAAAGGCCTCGAATTCGCGGAAATCGGCCAATTTGACCAATGGATGAGCAGCTATGCTGAATTGCTGAACAATATCGCTGATTACGATGTAGCGGATATACCGGGAGCGGGTGCCGCCGGCGGTTTGGGTGCAGGATTGGCGGCTTTCTGCGGAGCCGAGATACAAAGCGGCATCGATACGGTGCTTGACATCATTGGAATCGAAGAAGGAATGCGCCACGTCGACTTGGTAATTACCGGTGAAGGACGTATGGATTCCCAATCGGCCAATGGCAAGGCCCCGATTGGTGTTGCCCTGAGAGCCAAGAAATACGGTGTGCCCGTCATCGCCGTAGTCGGCAGCCGTGCACAAGACTTGGGTGAAGTCTACGGAAAGGGAATTGACTTGGTTCTCGACGGTATCAGCGAGCCGATGGCCCTCGAGCAATGTATGAATCGCGTGGACGAAACAATCCCATTGGCCGCGGAGACCGCCATGCGTGCGTTCCTGCTCTCTCGACCTCGCTCGTAGTATATAGAATTCAGCAAGGTCGTTTACACTGGGACTATGACCTCTCAGCAACCGCAGAAGCGCCAGAACAAGCGCAAACCCAGCAAGGAGATGCAGCGCGTCTATCTGCGTCGCCGCATCGTCGTGGGTGTGGTCGCGTTGGCGTTGCTCGCGCTGATTGGGTTCGGTATCTATGCGCTCGCGACCAAGGTCTTCGCCAACTATGGTGGGCATAGCGAGCAGGCGGCTTCGAGCTCATCCGTCTCCAAGTCCCATAAAAAGATGCCGGCCAAGAAACCCGGAAAATCCGATAATACTAAAGAGAATCAGGATAATCAGGCCAACCAGAGCAGCGTCAGGAAATGCGGCGCGAAGGACGTGAAGCTGGAACTGAGCCCGGCCTCGCAAAGCGTGGAGCTTGGCGGCGCGCTTGATTTCAAAGCGACGATTCGCTACGAGGGTGACGATTCCTGCCTGATTGACGCCTCGAACGCCTCGCGTATTCTTACGATTTTCTCGATTTCGGGCAATACTTCATCGTCCGATGACGATTCCGCTTCCGGTTCAGATACCGGTGCGACGTCCGGCAATCAAGGTGGGGGCACCGTCTGGAGTTCCGCCGTGTGTCCCGCCGATCCACGCAATCTGCTGATGGCCAAAGGCGACAAGGACGTGCAGAAAATCACCTGGCCGGCCGACAGCACCGGTTCCACCTGCGTTCCTGACGATCAGCTTCCGCGCGTCAGACGCGGCACCTATATGGCCCAGTTGAGCCTCAAAGATCATCCCGGAGTCAAAAGTGAGAAGGTTCCGGTTACCGTCGAATAGACGTCGGCGATGTATCACTTAAACTGGTAACGTCCGAAAATGCTGAAACCGTGCGAAACGGCTCCTAGTCGATGGCATCCCGGAAATCTTTGTTCATCCTGCTGATGAGCAGCCGCACTTTGGCTCCCTTGAGCCGGGTGTAATTGCCCTTGGAATCCTGAAGGAGCGCGACGCCCGAGTGCGGTCCGAGCGGCAGAATCGTGCCGTACGGCTTGTAGTCGAACCTGTAGGTGCGTCCGCCCTTGAGCAGCTGGGCGACGTTGGAGGCGGCGCATTCCGCCTGAGCGATTGCGAGCTGGGCTGTGGCCGGATATACGCGGCCGGTTTCGGGGTTGGGGAAGGCCGAGACATCGCCGATTACGAATTCGCGTGGCCAGCTCCCGTCCGCTTCGATTACCGAAAGGTCGTCGCGAACGATGACGCGGTTGAATTTCTGCGCATAACCGGAGATGGGGACGACCTCGCTGCCGCGGATTCCCGCCGCCCAGACGATGGTGTTGGCGTGGAAAACCTGATTGCCGACATGGACCTCGCCCGGACCGACCGCCGTCACGCGCGAAGAGCCGTGGAAAATAACGTTGCTGCCTTGCAGGAATTCCATGATCCATTCGGTGAGTTTGGGGTCGAATCGATAGAGCGGATTGGGGTTGGAAGCGAAGCAGTGGACTTCGAATTTATCGGCTGGCACGCCGAATTGTTTCGTAAGTATGGGAAGTTGATGTACCAGCGCAGCCATGAATGCGACGGCTGAGAATCCATCGCCGCACACCGCAATGCGTAGGTCGTAAGGGTTCTGGCTGACGCGATAATCCGTGAGTATGCGCTCGATATGGCTTCGCGCGCGCAGCGCGTCGTCGAGGGTGATGAGTGGGAATGCGTTTTCGGAAGCCCCGGGAACCTCGGGAGTGGAAGTTGCCCCGCCCAATGCGTTGATGAGATAGTCGTAGAAAACCAGCCCGTTGTTACGCAGTTCCACGGCACGAATGTCGTGGTCAATTCTCATCACATCGTCGACGATGAGGCCCACACTGGGGTCAATCGTTTCGCGAAGGTTGAAGCTGATTTCGGATGGATCTGTCCTTCCGACGGCCACTTCGTGGAGCCGGGCGGTGTCGTAGTGGTAAACATCTCTGTTGACCAGCACGATTTCCGCGTCGGGTTGAAGCGCGACGAG
This genomic stretch from Bifidobacterium sp. ESL0690 harbors:
- a CDS encoding A/G-specific adenine glycosylase is translated as MKQELFSWWDENARDLPWRFGRTTPWGILISEVMSQQTQMSRVVQYWTNWMDVWPDAASLAKASTAEVITAWGRLGYPRRALRLQECAKVVAEQYGNELPRTYDELVALPGIGDYTASAVMSFAFGERIVVLDTNVRRVLWRTFKGEESFGGATKPEERKLANAVLPQKPKESVIWNEALIELGALVCTAKNPKIDEDPWASHSRFYAAGCPHMGEKRTRPRQSFKGTNRQVRGIVLNALRALAGSSGTSEKTASLSRADVEKLWGDHVQLDACIASLDEDGLIEIGSNGSLRLPL
- a CDS encoding glycerate kinase, with the translated sequence MAGYSVLIAADSFKGSASSIQVENLIERGIRRVLPDCKVLKYPIADGGEGTVAALMAARRGERRHVKVRGPLGDEVEASYAIDGDGEDAVIEMAQASGITLIPQTPENALRASTFGVGQLILDALNTGVKRIFIGLGGSATNDGGAGMAKALGVRFLNKESDDIPCGLGGLEHLRSIDCLRIDRRVAQTRFVALTDVSNPLVGPDGALRIYGPQKGLEFAEIGQFDQWMSSYAELLNNIADYDVADIPGAGAAGGLGAGLAAFCGAEIQSGIDTVLDIIGIEEGMRHVDLVITGEGRMDSQSANGKAPIGVALRAKKYGVPVIAVVGSRAQDLGEVYGKGIDLVLDGISEPMALEQCMNRVDETIPLAAETAMRAFLLSRPRS
- a CDS encoding FAD-dependent oxidoreductase, whose amino-acid sequence is MVLGAGYAGLHAVKQLVALQPDAEIVLVNRDVYHYDTARLHEVAVGRTDPSEISFNLRETIDPSVGLIVDDVMRIDHDIRAVELRNNGLVFYDYLINALGGATSTPEVPGASENAFPLITLDDALRARSHIERILTDYRVSQNPYDLRIAVCGDGFSAVAFMAALVHQLPILTKQFGVPADKFEVHCFASNPNPLYRFDPKLTEWIMEFLQGSNVIFHGSSRVTAVGPGEVHVGNQVFHANTIVWAAGIRGSEVVPISGYAQKFNRVIVRDDLSVIEADGSWPREFVIGDVSAFPNPETGRVYPATAQLAIAQAECAASNVAQLLKGGRTYRFDYKPYGTILPLGPHSGVALLQDSKGNYTRLKGAKVRLLISRMNKDFRDAID